One stretch of Euphorbia lathyris chromosome 7, ddEupLath1.1, whole genome shotgun sequence DNA includes these proteins:
- the LOC136201077 gene encoding fasciclin-like arabinogalactan protein 19, translated as MAPILFLLLSLTLLSTASANVTVQELDAALSALRSRGYTLFPNAISTSDIGLFLLSRNSSFTLFSPPDLLVFSLDLSSTATDYVHYLLRHVVPHRLSMAQLRSIRGNNPYLDTLVTRNRLLIDKSAVVVANGTVLESVLVDGVRVLNPDLFLGSSIAVHGLGGILVSEFGSGVEEGKIDNFVDSPVMSPVAWAPELNSPAPSPAAGGGGDFIMEPRGKKMEGQQNHNHRNGNNLGVHVNLGGMGDGEGVADGDYALFSHLFGG; from the coding sequence ATGGCGCCGATTCTCTTTCTCTTACTCTCCCTCACTCTGCTTTCCACTGCCTCCGCAAACGTCACCGTCCAGGAGCTGGACGCCGCCTTGTCCGCCCTCCGATCGCGAGGCTACACACTTTTCCCCAACGCTATCAGCACATCCGATATCGGCCTCTTCCTGCTCTCTCGGAATTCGAGTTTCACCCTCTTCTCACCTCCGGACCTTCTGGTGTTCTCTCTCGACCTCTCCTCCACCGCCACCGACTATGTCCATTACCTCCTCCGCCACGTGGTCCCACACCGCCTCTCCATGGCCCAGTTACGAAGCATCAGAGGTAATAATCCCTACCTCGATACTCTAGTTACTCGTAACCGTCTGTTGATCGATAAGTCTGCTGTGGTTGTCGCAAACGGGACCGTTTTAGAGTCTGTTTTGGTGGATGGGGTTCGGGTCTTGAATCCGGATCTGTTTCTTGGGTCTTCTATTGCTGTTCATGGACTGGGAGGTATTCTTGTTTCGGAATTCGGATCTGGTGTGGAGGAGGGGAAGATTGATAATTTTGTAGATTCACCGGTTATGTCTCCTGTGGCGTGGGCGCCTGAACTGAACTCTCCAGCCCCTTCTCCGGCTGCTGGAGGGGGTGGGGATTTCATTATGGAGCCGAGGGGAAAGAAGATGGAAGGGCAGCAGAATCACAATCACAGGAATGGGAATAATTTGGGTGTTCACGTGAATCTTGGAGGGATGGGAGATGGAGAGGGAGTTGCAGATGGTGATTATGCTTTGTTTAGTCATCTATTTGGTGGTTGA
- the LOC136235049 gene encoding uncharacterized protein isoform X1 — MKFCCLTLLFLLNEEACIRKVLKQSFSFLTRRRVLERYSWGFLEPWRYKRCCCCVTCSSLSLRREGLSPIHPPQTPPRTLPVHPFYSWGLLLAEQSSDIKEPMGWKLPNGSNLPALNASVDRLITLMQQQSQLSSPVNFHGGAFSEDYEAQTNAQPTSVEPSIIVHECRAIGKKV, encoded by the exons ATGAAGTTTTGCTGTTTGACCCTTCTTTTCCTTCTTAACGAGGAGGCGTGTATCAGAAAGGTTTTGAAGCAATCCTTCTCTTTCTTAACGAGGAGGCGTGTATTAGAAAG GTATTCGTGGGGTTTTCTAGAACCTTGGCGCTATAaacgttgttgttgttgtgtcaCGTGTTCGAGTCTGAGTCTTAGGAGGGAAGGTTTGTCTCCAATACACCCACCACaaacccctccccggacccttcCGGTGCACCCCTTTTATTCGTGGGGTCTTTTACTGGCTGAACAAAGCTCTGATATTAAAGAG CCAATGGGATGGAAACTACCAAATGGAAGCAACCTTCCAGCCTTGAACGCATCAGTAGACAGGCTGATTACACTAATGCAACAGCAATCACAACTTTCATCACCAGTGAACTTCCATGGAGGAGCTTTTTCCGAAGACTATGAAGCACAAACAAATGCTCAACCAACTTCTGTGGAACCGTCAATAATCGTCCATGAATG CAGGGCAATTGGGAAGAAAGTCTGA
- the LOC136235049 gene encoding uncharacterized protein isoform X2: MKFCCLTLLFLLNEEACIRKVLKQSFSFLTRRRVLERYSWGFLEPWRYKRCCCCVTCSSLSLRREGLSPIHPPQTPPRTLPVHPFYSWGLLLAEQSSDIKEPMGWKLPNGSNLPALNASVDRLITLMQQQSQLSSPVNFHGGAFSEDYEAQTNAQPTSVEPSIIVHEWAIGKKV, translated from the exons ATGAAGTTTTGCTGTTTGACCCTTCTTTTCCTTCTTAACGAGGAGGCGTGTATCAGAAAGGTTTTGAAGCAATCCTTCTCTTTCTTAACGAGGAGGCGTGTATTAGAAAG GTATTCGTGGGGTTTTCTAGAACCTTGGCGCTATAaacgttgttgttgttgtgtcaCGTGTTCGAGTCTGAGTCTTAGGAGGGAAGGTTTGTCTCCAATACACCCACCACaaacccctccccggacccttcCGGTGCACCCCTTTTATTCGTGGGGTCTTTTACTGGCTGAACAAAGCTCTGATATTAAAGAG CCAATGGGATGGAAACTACCAAATGGAAGCAACCTTCCAGCCTTGAACGCATCAGTAGACAGGCTGATTACACTAATGCAACAGCAATCACAACTTTCATCACCAGTGAACTTCCATGGAGGAGCTTTTTCCGAAGACTATGAAGCACAAACAAATGCTCAACCAACTTCTGTGGAACCGTCAATAATCGTCCATGAATG GGCAATTGGGAAGAAAGTCTGA